A window of the bacterium genome harbors these coding sequences:
- the glmM gene encoding phosphoglucosamine mutase → MLLRSVSGIRGIVGTDLTPEVVLRHAAAFGTLLKGGRVVVSRDTRPTGPMIRDAAIAGLMSVGCDVIDIGVAPTPTVPLAVTHFRARAGLAITASHNPIEWNALKFLGSAKRVLPPEFLARIYRFADSGTPAWKTWRRIGTCAVSDEMIRVHIDKILRLDVVDLKAVRRARPKVVFDAGGGAAYRYGPALLQAMGCRVVPLHCRPESRFPRGTEPVPKNLRALGQMVRRTRARIGFAVDPDSDRLAIVDENGRPLGEERTLVLAVYWVLSRAPGPVVTNLSTSQAVMEVASGFGVDGYTSKVGEINVAEMMRKRRAVIGGEGNGGVVLPRLHPGRDALLGMALVLSLLAHSRDSIAAIDARMPPSAFARKTFPKPADWPARIERMRRRYIKEHYDDRDGLKVGFPDGWMLARGSNTEPIVRITAEARTPARAKALLAEAIASLGLK, encoded by the coding sequence ATGCTGCTGCGCTCAGTCTCAGGGATTCGGGGAATTGTCGGGACCGACTTGACACCCGAGGTCGTGCTCCGCCATGCCGCCGCCTTCGGCACGCTGCTGAAGGGGGGGCGCGTGGTCGTCTCGCGCGACACACGTCCCACCGGGCCGATGATCCGCGATGCCGCCATCGCCGGGCTGATGTCCGTCGGTTGTGATGTGATCGATATCGGCGTGGCGCCGACCCCGACCGTGCCGCTGGCAGTCACGCATTTTCGGGCGCGCGCGGGACTGGCGATCACCGCCTCGCACAACCCCATTGAGTGGAACGCGCTGAAATTCCTCGGCTCCGCCAAGCGAGTCCTGCCGCCCGAATTCCTCGCGCGAATCTACCGATTCGCCGATTCCGGCACGCCGGCTTGGAAGACCTGGCGTCGCATCGGCACCTGCGCCGTCTCCGATGAGATGATCCGGGTCCACATCGACAAGATCCTCAGACTCGACGTGGTCGATCTGAAGGCCGTTCGCCGCGCCCGTCCCAAGGTGGTCTTCGATGCCGGCGGCGGCGCCGCCTACCGCTATGGTCCGGCGCTGCTGCAAGCGATGGGCTGCCGTGTGGTGCCGTTGCACTGCCGTCCTGAGTCCCGTTTCCCGCGCGGGACCGAGCCGGTGCCCAAAAATCTGCGCGCCCTCGGCCAGATGGTCCGGCGCACGCGGGCGCGGATCGGCTTCGCGGTCGACCCCGATTCCGACCGTCTGGCGATTGTGGATGAGAACGGCCGTCCGCTCGGCGAGGAACGCACCCTCGTGTTGGCGGTCTACTGGGTGCTGTCGCGCGCGCCGGGCCCGGTCGTGACCAATTTGTCGACCTCGCAGGCGGTGATGGAGGTGGCTTCCGGGTTTGGCGTCGACGGGTACACCTCGAAAGTGGGGGAGATCAACGTCGCCGAGATGATGCGCAAACGCCGCGCGGTCATCGGCGGCGAGGGCAACGGCGGCGTGGTCCTGCCGCGGTTGCATCCCGGCCGTGACGCGCTTCTGGGCATGGCGCTGGTCCTCTCGCTCTTGGCGCACAGCCGTGATTCGATCGCCGCCATCGATGCCCGCATGCCCCCGTCGGCCTTCGCCAGGAAAACCTTTCCGAAACCCGCCGACTGGCCCGCGCGTATCGAACGAATGCGACGCCGGTACATAAAAGAACACTATGACGACCGGGATGGCCTCAAAGTCGGCTTCCCCGACGGATGGATGCTGGCGCGGGGTTCCAACACCGAGCCGATTGTGCGTATAACCGCAGAGGCGCGCACCCCGGCGCGCGCCAAGGCGTTGCTGGCGGAAGCCATCGCCAGTCTGGGTTTGAAGTAA
- a CDS encoding M23 family metallopeptidase: protein MPRPRINIMIMTQGEPDAPVRSYSLPWYAPRAAIIIGAAVVLLLLVTSVLFLYYFSESREVVALRGQMDSTRVAVEKIDALRQELIYHREFTQRIAGLLGISVPNFADSVDQLARRPSALAGLTDSGATMEFEDLGDSFEPVGVLVSACPPDPNNRPRGLPLSGRMSRGFAPRQSNPSLRHNGIDLAAREGTPVLVTADGTVEFAGEHESFGLLIVVDHGNGFKTSYGHNSLLLVREGEKVARGDRIAFSGNTGISTAPHLHYEITENGEAVDPAGFLGQ from the coding sequence ATGCCGCGTCCGCGCATCAACATTATGATCATGACCCAGGGCGAGCCCGATGCGCCGGTGCGCTCCTATTCCCTGCCCTGGTATGCGCCGCGCGCGGCGATCATCATCGGCGCGGCGGTTGTCCTGCTGCTGCTTGTGACCAGCGTTCTGTTCCTTTACTACTTCAGCGAATCGCGGGAGGTGGTCGCGCTGCGCGGGCAAATGGATTCGACCCGAGTGGCCGTTGAGAAGATTGACGCCCTGCGTCAGGAATTGATCTATCACCGCGAGTTCACTCAGAGGATCGCGGGACTGCTGGGGATCTCCGTGCCCAATTTCGCCGATTCGGTGGATCAGTTGGCACGGCGTCCGTCGGCGCTGGCGGGTTTAACCGACTCGGGCGCGACGATGGAGTTTGAAGACCTCGGGGATTCCTTCGAACCGGTGGGAGTCCTGGTCAGCGCCTGTCCGCCCGATCCCAACAACCGTCCGCGCGGGCTACCGCTGTCCGGGCGGATGTCGCGCGGGTTCGCCCCGCGGCAGAGCAACCCCTCGCTGCGGCACAACGGCATCGATTTGGCGGCGCGCGAAGGCACGCCGGTCCTGGTCACTGCCGACGGCACCGTCGAGTTTGCCGGCGAGCACGAGAGTTTCGGGTTGCTGATCGTTGTCGATCACGGCAACGGCTTCAAGACCAGTTACGGCCACAATTCGCTGCTTTTGGTGCGCGAAGGCGAGAAGGTCGCGCGCGGCGACCGGATTGCTTTTTCGGGAAACACCGGCATCTCCACCGCGCCGCATCTGCACTACGAGATCACCGAGAACGGCGAGGCGGTCGATCCGGCCGGGTTTCTGGGGCAATAG
- the glmS gene encoding glutamine--fructose-6-phosphate transaminase (isomerizing) has translation MCGIIGYVGKQEALPILIEGLKRMEYRGYDSAGFAIMSEKGILAEKYAGKIARLEEHIKDRVYPGDWGIAHTRWATHGEPLDHNAHPHIDSTGTIAVVHNGIIENYATLKEWLSRQGHIFRTETDTEVLTELIAHHYEGDLVEATRTALLQVEGTYGIAVACTKNPDLIVAARHGSPLILGHGKGENFVASDAAALIRHTKEVVYLDDLDLATVTRDGFEITKIDRTQVSREIQEIEWTLDEIEKSGYAHFMQKEIHEQPTTVRNALRGRLNYEDATARLNGIKKHLDELGRIDRIIFTACGTSWHAALIGEYMIEDLARIPVEVEYASEFRYRSPIIRPNTAVFVISQSGETIDTLAAMREAQHKGATALGIVNVVGSTIARESNGGVYIHAGPEIGVASTKAFTSQVTVLALIALLLGRQREMSAERGMKMIQALEKIPAQIQSILDREEEIRGLALDYFKKDNALYLGRGYNFPVALEGALKLKEISYIHAEGYPAAEMKHGPIALIDERMPVVVLAMRDSVYDKVINNIQQVKARRGTVIAIATEGDNRIRREVDHVFYVPETLECLTPLLSIIPLQLLAYHMAVLRGCDVDQPRNLAKSVTVE, from the coding sequence ATGTGCGGAATCATCGGCTATGTCGGCAAGCAGGAAGCCCTCCCCATCCTGATCGAGGGGCTCAAGCGGATGGAGTACCGCGGGTATGATTCCGCCGGGTTTGCGATCATGAGCGAAAAGGGGATTCTGGCCGAAAAGTACGCCGGCAAGATCGCCCGGCTCGAAGAGCACATCAAGGATCGGGTCTATCCCGGCGACTGGGGCATCGCGCACACCCGCTGGGCCACGCACGGCGAGCCGCTGGACCACAACGCGCACCCGCACATCGACTCCACCGGCACCATCGCGGTGGTCCACAACGGCATCATCGAGAACTACGCCACCCTCAAGGAGTGGCTCTCGCGGCAGGGGCACATCTTCCGCACCGAAACCGACACCGAGGTCCTGACCGAATTGATCGCCCATCACTACGAGGGCGACCTGGTCGAGGCCACTCGCACGGCCCTGTTGCAGGTCGAAGGCACCTATGGCATCGCCGTCGCCTGCACCAAAAACCCCGACCTGATTGTCGCGGCGCGTCATGGCTCGCCGCTCATCCTCGGACACGGCAAGGGGGAGAACTTCGTCGCCTCCGATGCCGCGGCGCTGATCCGTCACACCAAGGAAGTGGTCTATCTTGATGACCTCGATCTGGCCACCGTCACCCGCGACGGGTTCGAAATCACCAAGATCGACCGCACGCAGGTCTCGCGCGAAATCCAGGAGATCGAATGGACGCTCGATGAGATCGAAAAGAGCGGCTACGCGCACTTCATGCAGAAGGAAATCCACGAGCAGCCGACCACCGTGCGCAACGCCCTCCGCGGCCGTCTCAATTACGAGGACGCCACCGCCCGACTCAACGGCATCAAAAAGCACCTCGATGAACTGGGACGCATCGACCGGATCATCTTCACCGCCTGCGGGACCTCGTGGCATGCGGCGCTGATCGGCGAGTACATGATCGAGGATCTGGCGCGCATCCCGGTCGAGGTCGAATACGCCTCCGAGTTCCGCTACCGTTCGCCGATCATCCGGCCCAACACCGCGGTCTTTGTCATCTCGCAATCGGGCGAGACCATCGACACGCTGGCCGCCATGCGCGAGGCCCAGCACAAGGGGGCGACCGCGCTGGGGATCGTCAATGTCGTCGGCTCCACCATTGCCCGCGAATCCAACGGCGGCGTCTACATCCACGCCGGTCCCGAAATCGGCGTCGCCTCGACCAAGGCCTTCACCTCGCAAGTCACGGTGCTGGCCCTGATCGCGCTCCTCTTGGGCCGCCAGCGCGAGATGTCGGCTGAACGCGGCATGAAGATGATCCAGGCGCTGGAGAAGATCCCGGCGCAGATCCAGTCGATCCTCGACCGCGAGGAGGAGATCCGCGGCCTGGCGCTCGACTACTTCAAGAAGGACAACGCCCTCTATCTCGGACGCGGCTACAACTTCCCGGTGGCGCTGGAAGGCGCGTTGAAGCTGAAGGAAATTTCCTACATCCACGCCGAGGGATATCCCGCCGCCGAAATGAAACATGGCCCGATCGCGCTCATCGACGAGCGCATGCCGGTGGTGGTGCTGGCGATGCGCGATTCGGTCTATGACAAGGTCATCAACAACATCCAGCAGGTGAAGGCGCGTCGCGGCACGGTGATCGCCATCGCCACCGAGGGCGACAACCGCATCCGCCGCGAAGTCGACCATGTCTTCTATGTGCCGGAAACGCTCGAATGCCTGACTCCGCTTCTGTCGATCATCCCGCTGCAATTGCTTGCCTACCATATGGCGGTCCTGCGCGGCTGCGACGTCGATCAACCGCGCAACCTCGCCAAGAGCGTGACGGTGGAGTAG